GTGTaactaataaaaatgaatgtgtatttgGTGTTTGGTTATGTGCTGTTTCTGCTGCAGTAGCACACAGCATTTGTAAATCTGTAGTGTGGGAGACATGCAGTCCTCTGGTCGCCTCTCTTAGTGCTGCAGAGGATGGGACTAATTATAGCCAAGCACCTGCAGCCAGCACAGCGTGGACACCGTGACCAGAGTTGTGGAGCTGTGCATGAAATCTAGTCCACATGAGTGTGGTATTTtctatacacacgcacacacacgtgtgtgtgtgtgtgtgtgtgtgtgtgtgtgtgtgtgtgtgtgtgtgtgtgtgtgtgtgtgtgtgtgtgtgtgtagttacatAACACAGTATTCATGCTCATTCATAgataatgtgtttgtatgtaagGAAGGTCTGCTGACACTAAGACAACCCAGAAAGATGAGAAGTGTCCTCTTTCCTTTCCCCCACTGCAaaaatgctgctgctgctgctgctgctgctgctgctgctgctgctgtgtgtgtgtgtgtgtgtgtgtgtgtgtgtgtgtgtgtgtgtgtgtgtgtgtgtgtgtgtgtgtgtgtgtgtgtgtgtgtgtgatgaaaacATTGCATTTGGCACCCATCTTGTGGTGGAGAGAAGTAGTGTAGCTTGTTGTTTCCTGTTCTAACATCAGCTTCTGAAACTCATTCTAAAATCATCATTCTAAAACACACTGCCTCGTTCCAACCGATCATTTTAAAACTTACCCTTTCAATCCTAAGCATCTTGCTAAAAAATACTCCCTCGTTCCAACCCATCATTCTAAAATATACTCCCTCATTCAAACGCATCATTCTAAAACCTGCTCCCTCATTCCaacacttcattttaaaacatgctcCTCGTACCAAAGCATTTTGCTAAAAATACTCCCTCATTCCAAACATGCATATGTGCTCATAAGGGTGTGTAGCATAAGAACTGCAAGTCATAACATTATTATTCCATGTCTTTCCCAGCTGAGGGCACCAAAAGCTCAGAGACAGCAAAGCCATAGGggcatttttttcagttataaaGAAGGGTATATATCTATGATTTGACAAAATTTAGAACCTACTACACTCACAGTGTTTAGATTTATGAGTTCATGTTTAGGCAATCAATCTTCTATaggaaaatatatacatttgcaaatatgtcaatttgaattttgaaatttgaatatattcacatatttgtggttttaattgtttttgtaagaAGTGCTTTTCAGTATTATCCTTCCCAAACACTCTCAGTTTTTAAGattcataatcataatatttTTACTACTGCTAGGAGTAGCTGCCACCAATAAGATGTTAGTATGTATTATAAAGTATTCATAAAAATAGTATTTAtgatattaaataattaattgctGATTTGTGAGCTAGAAACACTGCAAAGCTGCTTGTTACCCTGGAAATATTTTTACCGAAGGTCAGTAGAGGTTCTTTAATACACCTTAGGAGTGTGGGCAAGAGAGAGAATTATGAAAGATACTCTTAAATGATAAATTAGGTAGAGCACTAATCCAAATTGGGAGTCTCCTGAGATTTGAGCAACTTGCAATTTGAGGACATGACTATAGGATTAATCTGTGACTGGAAACATAGACCAGCACTGTGAATGCCCTACAGACACAATATAATTAGACCTTAATGTAGCACTTATGCATGTAGTTAAAATATATCCATGATTCTGAGTAAGAATGTCTGAATGCACCAAGTCTATAATTCTGTAGTGATAGCTACTCAAATAGTTTGTCCACAGCACCCCCTGTGGAAGAGTCCTGACATTTAATGAAAGAATATTACAGGACTAGACTCCATCAAACAAGTCTCTACATAACATCTGGTTTTGATGTAGGTTTTCCCAtcatgtatgtgatgtgtagATCTGTGATATTTAGAGGCACATACTGTTCTCTCTAAAGATCTATAAAAAGCTTATTTATCCTTATTTACTCTTAAAAACCACTAGCATGCACAGCTGATACACTAAGATAAACATtggttttgttggttttattAGCAGAGTCACTTCATAGTACTGTTTCTCTCCGTGTTATACTGTACCCCAGCCCGAAGGGTGGTAATTGCTTGTATACATAAAAGCCTTATTTTGCAGACATGTGACATCACAGTTTGAGGGCACAATggacactgtttgtttttaaattaacaagggttcaaaaatatttttgggtGAATTTGGTGAGTCATTTTTGAATGTCTTTCAGGCATGGTGAAGCTGCGAACCAAATGACCCCACCCAAAAGCTATAATGAAATCAACATCACCCAAAGCACCGAATCACTCCACCCCTACCCCTCCCCTCTTTGCCCCTGACAGTCCCTCCATCCGCCTGACTTGGTCTCGGCCAATCAGAGCCCCTCAGTGCCGCTGCATGCATGAACACGCTCAGCCTTCCAAGCGCAAACTGCagtcactctgtctcactctctcctgcttcctCTCACTGCGCCTTAgtcatctcactctctctctgtctctcgcacGCACAGAACACTCTCCCTCTacccatttctctttctctctcgcattttctcctctcccctctcactctcccctccctcctgtcTGTTTACCTGACTCTCCTTTCACCCTTTGCTTTGATTGCTTCATCACTgggtctctttctctgctctgtctgccaACATGTCAACCGTTCTGGATGTGGAGCAGAATGTTTGTCCTGCTGATGcagtggtgagtgagtgtgtgtgtgtgtacatgcatgcacgcgtgcgagcgagcgagcgcgtgcgcgtgtgtgtttgtctgtgcctCTGGGATGATTGGCTTGTTTTAACTGATGATAAAAGCCTGCTACATTTCCATGGATTGTCAGTGTGTTATCACCGATGCTTGGCTATAGGAGaatgtatgatggtgtgtgtacagatgcTTGTACTCAGAACTGGGAGAATGAAGAGTGTCCTTAACAACCTGACTTTATATGCTTGTGTGCGTTGCTTGTTTATGCTGATTATGTACATAAGGTTAAGTATATTCTcagactgtgtttgtttttggttgtgttTTACCACTTGTATTTTATGGGTGTTATACTAATAGATGTGGTCTTATGTGGTGGTGCAGAGCTGGGTATTTATCTGTAGGTGCATAGCCCCATTCTGGTCGATAACAGGCTAAAGCTACAGTAGGTCATGACCTGTATTAACGCATCCATTTGACCCTTAGATGTCACTGGAAAATATTACCTCCATTTAACCTTGACAGGGTGTGGTGCCGGAAATGAAACGTTTTGTAAGTGCgtctgtttgtgtacatgttggTTATGagcatttaaatgtgtttgtaagtctgtgtgtaatgtgtgtgtatgtatatgtgtgtgtgtgtgtgtgtgtgtgttttgtccttCCATTGGTTTTATGCTGTGTAATGGcttctgtgctgttctcagtGATTGATGCTGTTTTGCGGAAGTCTAGGTAGGGGGTGGGGGCctggaaacacacagagacagtcgAGAGGGGAGTCAGATGTAAATGccacttgctgtgtgtgtgtgtgtgtgtgtgtgtgtgtgtgtgtgtgagtgtgtgtgtgttacaaaaaCAGACTTAGTGGGTGAAAAAAGAGTAAATATTGCTGCAGCCCCACACTCTCCTTTCGTTTGTGAGAAGCTAAAGGCCCCACTGGTCCTAGATTACTTTTTACAGTGTATTTAATAACAAGACAAGGAGGAGCTCTGATCCAAGGTCAGAAGCTTTGTAAGACTACCCATTAAAGTGCGCATTCTTGCTGTTTTGATGTATTCCTTtagttttttctctttccccacctttcctcttctttctcacTCATTCTTATTCACCAACTAGTaatctctccctcccactctctttctggTCCCACATACTGGCTgttgatactgtgtgtgtgcatgtgtgtgtgtgtgagtgtgtgtgtgagtgagtgtgtgtgtgtgtgtgtgtgtgtgtgtgtgtgtgagtgagtgtgtgtgtgtgtgtgtgtgtgtgtgtgtgtgtgtgtgtgcatgagtgtgggtgtgtgtgtgtgcgtgtgcgtgtgggtgtgtgtgtgtgtgtgagtgagtgtgagtgtgtgtgtgtgtgtgtgtgtgtgtgtgtgagtgtgtgtgtgagtgagtgtgagtgggtgtgtgagtgtgtgtgtgtgtgtgcatgtgtgtgtgtgtgagtgtgtgtgtgtgagtgagtgtgagtgtgtgtgtgtgtgtgtgtgtgtgtgtgtgtgtgtgtgtgtgtgtgtgtgtgtgtgagtgagtgtgtgagtgagtgtgagtgggtgtgtgagtgggtgtgtgtgtgggtgtgtgagtgtgtgtgtgtgtgtgtgcatgagtgtgtgtgtgtgtgtgtgtgtgtgtgtgtgtgagtgtgtgtgtgagtgagtgtgagtgggtgtgtgagtgggtgtgtgtgtgagtgggtgtgtgtgtgtgtgtgtgtgtgtgtgtgtgtgtgtgagtgtgtgtgcatgagtgtgggtgtgtgtgtgggtgtgtgagtgtgtgtgtgagtgtgagtgtgtgtgcatgagtgtgggtgtgtgtgtgtgtgcgtgtgtgtgtgtgtgtgtgtgtttcttctcaCTTATGAAAGCTAATAGCATTTTTGCATCTGTACTGTAAATTCACTTAACGTCCTCTATACACTGACTCTTTTTATTGCAGTATAGCCGATGACCTCAAGGTGCATTTTCAcatactcagcacagacacacagacacacacacacattctctctcacacatgccaGCACTTGCTAATTATgatatgtgtgtttctgctgatCAGTTTGCCGGCAGAATGTGCTATGAcatcagcagcagtgctgtgacATCAGCAGCAGTGTAGCAGTTCTGTGGCTTCGAGGAGCAGTATTGTAGTGCTGTGACATCAGCAGTAGTGTTGTAGTGCTATGATATCGGGCAGCAGTGTTGCAGTGCTGTGACATTGGCAGAAGTGTTGCAGTGCTGTGACATCAGCTGAAGTGCTGCAGTGCTATGAcatcagcagcagtgctgtgacATGGGCAGCACTGTTGCAATGCTGTGGTATCGGGCAGCAGTTTAGCAGCCCCACGTGCAGATCCAGCAGGGAATACATTGCATTTTGACAGGAGGAGATGCAGAGTCTGTCTAATGATCCTTTGCTATAAAGAAATATAACCTCTCTGGAGGTCCTTGGTTATACGGAAATTTATATTAACCCCTCTAACTGTTGCTTGGCTCTGCCGCAGGTTTTCACCAAAATGGATAAAGCTAAACAACATATACATGATCTGCCAGTGttagcagagaggggaggaggttTTATCAAGTTAGACACTCACGGCTAGTAGATGCTTGTTTCTAGTCTCGTGTACAGTCATTCTATGACagttttaaacaatttaaaggTGTTTGGCATGAAACAAATCAGCCTTATCTTTCTTCCCCATGGTTTGGAGATGACGCAATGTCTTTGTGTCTGCTGCACTTTAGCAAGCACTCTGTTTAAAGGGCTGTCTCAATCCAAAATGCTGGTGAATGAATTAGAATAATTAAGTGACAAATATTTGcttccatttttgtttgcaCATTAGCATGTTTGGTTAAAACCGCTGATTCAGTCACTTTGTCCTTAAGTTATGACTTTGTCATAACGCTTATCAAATAGCTTGTTCCAAACATTGCATTTTGAATAAATGCTGAACGATGATTCATACTCTTATTTTGTGTGCTCTGGTCCTGCTGTGTGATCCATTTAGAAGATGTCATTATTTTTAGCATCAGTGTCTTTCTGGGTCCATCTgcttcttctgtctttctctgtttggcTCTGGTGTGGTCTGTGTTACTTTGCCTGTCTGTGTAAGAGTCACtgttctgtctccctccctcgaGGTCACTGGGAATTTAGGGACACTTGTGACTGAAGAGGTGCAGGCAGCATATGACATCTCTCTGTGGGAATATGCACAGTCTGTCTCAGTGCCCCTCTTCGCCAAGCCCCTCACaccttctctcttgctctcgttctctcgctccctctctctctctttcccatcccccacactgtgaacactgtgATTGCTTCTATTAGGATCCATCTTCATTTAGAGCCTTTCGGAGCTATTGAGTTCATTGATTTAGTAGAAGATGTTTCCTGTAGGCAGTTCATCCAGCAGTAGTAGCGGCTcattgtggatgtgtgtatataagctTATTGATGGGATTTCTGGGTGTGTTGCTTCTTCCTCCTGTAATTCCAGTGGAGGTCGATATGCAATTTGATTCACCTATAGCCcaaataatacataaacatgAGAGCCAGTGGTTATGTCACATGTTTATGAGTGAAAACATGCATATCCAGATGATCTAGACCATTTGGGAAAGGTGATTTGAGAATCTCACAGCACTGTAGTGTCTCATTGGAAGACATACACtctaaatgattaaaataacaCTGCAGTGTTTCCGTGCTCTCAAGCCTTGCAGTAGAGCCTCACCTCAGGCTTGGTACTGTTCCTGCAGGCGTCAGACTGAGTCTCTACTGGGAGATATCACTTATCAACCACTAAAGACTCCAGAAACAACAGGCAGTTTTTGCACAAATAGCGGATTTAAAAAGTACCCATTGAGTAATTAATGACGTTGTATAGGTTAAAGGTGAAGAGATTAATGTTCCTTCTCCAGTTTGCTTATTAAGAGTTTATTGTTCCTTATTTTGgtcctctgctgtgtgtggtcaGGAACACGACCTTGAGACGCCACACGGTGTCCTCCATGTGACCATAAGGGGCGTTCCCAAGGGCAACCGCCCTGTGATCCTGACATACCATGACATCGGACTCAACCGTGAGTAGGAATGTCTCACCACTTCCAAACTGTTAGCCTAATACCTAAAACTTGCATTTGGAATTAagagtctgtctgtgttctgtgtttgtacTCAGATAAGTCATGTTTCAACACGCTGTTTAACTTTGAGGACATGCAGGAGATCACTCAACATTTCGCAGTGGTGCACGTGGATGCCCCCGGCCAGCAGGAGGCAGCACCTCCCTTTCCCACTGCGTGAGTTTTCCGTACTGCGACCAGTCAGCTCTCACCTGATCCACTACTGAtctttgtgcatatgtgtatataataaagGATTtggaaaacactaaacattcaTTCTCTAAATATGACATATGCATTCCCTGTACTAGTCTGGCATATAAGCAGAGAGACCAAAAACATGGTTTGCTGGCACTCTATGAAACACGacagaaaatatttaatcatgGGGAAAAGGTAGAGCCTCTCATATGCTACTGCTTTCATACTcatgtttttggtgtgtgtgtgtgtgtgtgtgtgtgtgtgcctgcgtgcacatgtgcatgcttAGATACCTGTACCCTACCATGGATGAGCTGGCAGAGATGCTGCCTTCAGTACTGACTCAGCTGAAGTAAGTAACAGTGTCCTTTGTCCGTCAGTCCATTAACTCTGTAACACACATAACCAGCACCAATCACTGCATATCAGAGCTCTTCTCCTGGCACACAGAGAGCCTTGAACTCTGTACTGTGACTCTATTCTGGATATTCTAGTGTGACTTGGCAACCTGCGTCCGTGTCGGTGACTCTGCAGAAAATCCCAAAAGGCAGACCGACATTTGTCTGGTGCATTTATCAAAGGATCATTGTTTTCTTCCAGGGGACACTGGTATCATGTCACCATCAGTTCTGCTTGGTGAAAGGAGTGCGTacgtgtgtttttgcatgtgtgcttgtctgttcCCTTTGCAGGGTGAACAGTGTGATTGGCATGGGCGTAGGGGCGGGAGCGTACATCCTAACTAGATTTGCTGTGAGTTCTCTGACATCATCTACAGAGCTGTCACCATCCATGCCATGTAGATTGCCGATTGGCAAGAAAAACTCTTTCCACCAACCTTCCACATCAGTTACCGCGCCATGCTAACGCTACTGAGAAATGCACACTGTCTGAATGTAAATATAGCATTTAACACTAGTGGCATCTGTGTTCACAGCTCAGCCATCCATCCCTGGTGGAGGGCTTGGTGCTAATTAATGTGAACCCCTGTGCTGAGGGATGGATCGACTGGGCAGCTTCTAAGGTGGGTTGCCAAGTTTGCTGCTTATCTAGCACCAACTTCTGGGCTGTTTGAAGCCTGTGCATATTTAAATGTGGCACCTGTTTATGGGTGTGGGTTCAATGAGTTGAAAGACACTGGAAGGTGGTGCCACTTCTGTACATTAGCCTAACGAGTGCTCTTCTACTGGTTGGTGCCACGTGATACTAAGTGTTGACCTGCTCATTTCCAGTTCTCTGGATGGACCAGCACGCTGGTGGACATTATTATGGCACATCACTTCAGCACTGTAAGTATACTCTCCCCTGTAAAGGAGAACTCTCTGTATCTGGAGCAGGCTGTTCGACCTCCTGTGACTCCTGTGTGATTCTCCAGGAGGAACTGACTGAGAACCAGGAGCTGATTCAGACATACCGACTGCACATTGCCCAAGACATCAACCAGGACAACCTGGCCCTTTTCTGTGCCTCCTATAATGCGTAAGGCCTTCTGAGCTAAAtatacttttacattaaaatctaATTATAGTTcactacattatatatacattatatggcATCAGACCTTGAAATTGCCTGTTGGGTTTGGTTTCCAGGCGCCGGGATTTGGGAATTGAAAGGCCTGTTATTGGTCTTAATGAAGATACAGTCAGCACACTGATGTAACTCTGACTCTTATTTATAGAGATGTATTTTTGTTGGGGAATGTTTGTGGTATTGAACATTCTTTGTGACTCTTCCTGCACAGATGTCCTGCTCTGCTGGTGGTTGGAGACACATCTCCGGCTGTAGAGGCTGTGGTAGGTGGTTTCTGAAGAATCATTTGTATATCAAGTTCTTGATGTATTAAAGGTTCTCTGAAAAATCTCATGTTGTAACATGGAAGTGCCTTTCATGTTACTTTACAATTTGCTGTACaatttaaattgtgttttttctttttcataaaaCAGGTTGAATGCAACTCTAGGTTAAAtccaacaaaaacaaccctCTTGAAGGTGGGCGTACTTGCATACTAATGTGCCCTATTCTGTTAACCTTATTTTAAGGTTTTCACTGAGATCACATAGCTCTGTAATCTCTCTACGCTAATATGCGGTACACtttgtcctttctctctcagcaatTCCCCTGTATTTCTCTGACTGTTGGTTTTCTTCCCTCTCAGATGGCAGATTGTGGTGGCTTGCCTCAGGTTGTGCAGGTAAGTCATGCTGTCAGTCATGAAACACATCAACAAGCTTTTTTCCCCTAATTTGAGACTTATACAAGTGCATACCATGCCTGAAACGAAACAGGTTTGACAGGGTTTACTGAAATAACTGAGACTGGAGAAAGGAAAGCTTCAGTGACTACATTTTATAGATTCTTTTTCCTGAAATAAACATGTAGGATTATACACAGAGCAGTAATCAACAGCATCTGCACCACAGCTAAAAGCCTAATCCTGATTTAGGCACTTAATCATCCAACAGATTTAAAAAAGGAATTTGTATACACTGGCCACAATCATTgctttaatgaaatattaaataaaagtttCAAGCTGGTCTCTTACATAAGCAATAAAGCCTAAGCCTTTCCAGATAAACACTTAAAATGGCAGACAGGAGACATAGAGAGCTGTCATGGCACAAGGTAAATGTCTTCTTGGAGCTTCagatcagtggttaaagtacttcacttgtgatcagaaggttgctggttcaagccccaccactgccaagttgccactgttgggcccctgagcaaggcccttaaccctcaactgctcaagttgtactcaaacataattgtaagttgctttggataaaagtgtcaggtaaatgatgGAAATTATCTTAATGAAAGGGTACATATTAAAAGCCGAGAGAATAAAACGCTTATTTGATTTCCCTCCGATGAATCCCCCAGATCAGGTCTAATCTGGGATCACACCATTTAGGGCTAGGACTAAATTTTGGCAGCAGTGGTGAATTGTCTTAGAAACTGGCCCCTTGTCTtctaataatacatatattcataattGACCTGCCTGCTTTATAAGCAATTGTCCCGGACAAAATAAACTACTGAATAGTTTCCATccaaaaaattataaaaaatgaaGGGGGAATGTCTAAATAGCCTAAGGCCTAAGGTTCAGCTAATCTAAGAAATATGATAATCTTAAAATGAAGGACTCAAAAAAGCATGCCTGCATGTTCCTACTGTCATGTTTTATGTagttaaaaatgctttttttcagtttgcagTACACaagattttgtgtttgtattttcacaGCCAGGAAAGCTAGCTGAAGCCTTCAAGTACTTTGTCCAAGGAATGGGATACAGTATGTATACTGgtcttacatatttatttttttgtagcaatgttaaaagtttattttgcgTTCGACATCTCTTTGGTAAACAGGGGCTCTTTATTCAGTGTTATTTCAAAACACTGGCCAAACCTAAATGAGTCATTCAGGTCCAGCGCTGTGACTAATCACGCTTTTATTAGGGCCCAATGtgacgtacacacatacacacatgcacaccccttcagacacacacattctctctctctctctctctctctctctctctctctctctctctctctctctctctctctctctctctctctctgcacgtaGATCACGAGTTGTTTTGATTACTTCCCTTGACCACAGACGTGGGTTAAATGAAAACTTTGCTAATTTGGCATTCCTTTCGGAGTCTTTTGATCCCCACTTTTGTCAGGGGTCTCTTTAAGGCGCTGGATGTGCTGCCAGAATGCTTGGTGAAAACATGTCGCATTTGTCACTCAGCTCACGAAGATCTAGCCCacccaaaaaatgttttacttattAATTCTGCGATAGTTGTGCATAGTCTCTCAGAACGATGTTTACCACACAATGCAAGCTCTCCCTTCATAGGAATTATACTTATGGAAGTATATTCTTACTTTCTACCAGATCTTAACTAGAATAGACTGTGTCATTATAACTGTGATAAATTGTGCCTTTATAAGATGACATTATGACAAAGGTTTAATTAAGAATACTGGCATAATGAAATTTGATTTATCTGCTTCCTCCATTTTGGTTGTTATTGCCAACTGGATTTGATGCCATCTGCTGGCTGTGAGTTAGAACTGCAAAATTAAACAGTGAGGCGCATTTTAGGAGGTGCCACTGTTGGATTAAAGGTTAAGATGTAAGACTCTGTCCCAATGAGAGACCACTGCTGTCACATTTCACTAGATTTACAGAGACTCTTCCAACAATTTTTTACATTAGCTAAGAGGACAACTTAATCTTCTGCCAATCTTGCAACCAAACTTGTTATTTTAAACCTGGAGACATTAGATGAATTTATTCAGGCTCATAGGCTGAATAAATGCCTGCCTGTTATTTTATATAGGATAGACAATCACGCCTTCTACCTAACCTCTGAATATTACAGTATGTGCTGTAATATTCAGTGTCTAGGATGTGATGAAGGTCCAGCGCACAAATATGGTGAAATAAGACATGCTCATGTGGTAATGAAGTTAAAGATGTGTATCTCAGTGTTTGTCTTGTCTACTGTCACTTCATGCTAACAGTTCCCTATGTACTGCTCAGCCACTTGAGCAGCGAATCAGGTACCAATCCTCTGTGCCAACATGTTTTGTGGGCTATATTTAATTAGCCTGCCATCAGTCTTTCGTTTGTGTACTTATGGCTGAATatgtttgcatgtatttgaTATATTACtgcaatatttataaatatagcaATTTGGCATGTTTTGCTGCtcagtgtgtattttattgttgaTTTGTGGCACGAGGGGGCTTATGTATTGCCTTTTTAttcaactttctttttttgttgttgcataCTGTTAGTTTGCAACATGCCAGTGGCCCTTTCTCAGTTGTACACTTTTGCTTTCTGTTCATGTTTGTCTGCATGGTTCTGTGGTCTTGCTTTTGTTCAGGAGAGAGAACCTTTATAGGAGTTTATTTATAAACCCATGTTTAtagcagtatacacacacactcattaaggTGTAGACAGACGTCGCAGCGCAGATGACGTCTAAGGCTGGAGTCAGCGCTGTACATCCCCTCtcgcatgctctctctctcttttcccacCTC
The Electrophorus electricus isolate fEleEle1 chromosome 20, fEleEle1.pri, whole genome shotgun sequence genome window above contains:
- the ndrg3a gene encoding protein NDRG3a isoform X2; the protein is MSTVLDVEQNVCPADAVEHDLETPHGVLHVTIRGVPKGNRPVILTYHDIGLNHKSCFNTLFNFEDMQEITQHFAVVHVDAPGQQEAAPPFPTAYLYPTMDELAEMLPSVLTQLKVNSVIGMGVGAGAYILTRFALSHPSLVEGLVLINVNPCAEGWIDWAASKFSGWTSTLVDIIMAHHFSTEELTENQELIQTYRLHIAQDINQDNLALFCASYNARRDLGIERPVIGLNEDTVSTLICPALLVVGDTSPAVEAVVECNSRLNPTKTTLLKMADCGGLPQVVQPGKLAEAFKYFVQGMGYIPYVLLSHLSSESVPAAGMTRLARSRTTSSSSIASMDRNRNLNATLDTSSSRALDNQEQPRTMEVSC
- the ndrg3a gene encoding protein NDRG3a isoform X3, which gives rise to MEEQLTEIKPLLTNKNARNFQDFDCQEHDLETPHGVLHVTIRGVPKGNRPVILTYHDIGLNHKSCFNTLFNFEDMQEITQHFAVVHVDAPGQQEAAPPFPTAYLYPTMDELAEMLPSVLTQLKVNSVIGMGVGAGAYILTRFALSHPSLVEGLVLINVNPCAEGWIDWAASKFSGWTSTLVDIIMAHHFSTEELTENQELIQTYRLHIAQDINQDNLALFCASYNARRDLGIERPVIGLNEDTVSTLICPALLVVGDTSPAVEAVVECNSRLNPTKTTLLKMADCGGLPQVVQPGKLAEAFKYFVQGMGYMPAAGMTRLARSRTTSSSSIASMDRNRNLNATLDTSSSRALDNQEQPRTMEVSC
- the ndrg3a gene encoding protein NDRG3a isoform X1 is translated as MEEQLTEIKPLLTNKNARNFQDFDCQEHDLETPHGVLHVTIRGVPKGNRPVILTYHDIGLNHKSCFNTLFNFEDMQEITQHFAVVHVDAPGQQEAAPPFPTAYLYPTMDELAEMLPSVLTQLKVNSVIGMGVGAGAYILTRFALSHPSLVEGLVLINVNPCAEGWIDWAASKFSGWTSTLVDIIMAHHFSTEELTENQELIQTYRLHIAQDINQDNLALFCASYNARRDLGIERPVIGLNEDTVSTLICPALLVVGDTSPAVEAVVECNSRLNPTKTTLLKMADCGGLPQVVQPGKLAEAFKYFVQGMGYIPYVLLSHLSSESVPAAGMTRLARSRTTSSSSIASMDRNRNLNATLDTSSSRALDNQEQPRTMEVSC